Within Saccharomonospora cyanea NA-134, the genomic segment CCGGCGTTCGGGGATGAACGGCCGGTCCGGACACGGGGTTTTGCCGTCCGGACCGGCCCACCACGTCACCCGCCTCGTGCGGGTAGGCCCAGAGTGAGAAGAGAGGACATGGGACGGAAAGGGAGCAGGGGAGGACGCCTCGCCGCGCTCGGCATGGTGGTGCTGGCGGGAGCACTCGGGGCGCCGGCAGCCTCGGGAGGGCAGTCCACCGGGGACACACCGTCGCAGCGGCGGTCGGCGGAGTTGCTGTACCACTGCGACACCGAGTCGGGACAGCGCGACCTGCGTGCCCGTGTCGAACTCTCGATACCCGACGCCGCGTCGGGGGATCGGATCGGCGTGACCGTCCGGGCGACGTTGGGGGAACAGGTGGTCGCCGAACTCGTCGCCGACGGTGCCGCCGAGGTGAGCGGTGTCGTGTCGGCGACGGTGCTCGTGCGGGAAGCCGGGGACGAGGTGGACGAGTCCGTCCTGTTGCCCGACCTGGCCGTCCCGGCGACCCCGCTGCCTGCCGAAGGCTCACTGACGCTCACCGGGAGCGGGCGGGTACGGCAGCTCACCACCGACGGCCCCGGCGAGTACAGGGTGTCGGCCGACCGGTTCAATCTCCTGCTCGGTTGGCGACCACCCGCTTCCGACCCCGGTGACGGCTCGGACGGCTCGGAACCCGACCCCGGCGGCACGGAACCCGACCCCGGCGGCGAGGAACCCGGCGGTGGCGAGGAACCGACACCGGACAGCGGTCCGGCGCCCACACCGGACGCAGGCGGAGGAGCGGCCGCCGCGGGAAGGCAACAGGCACCGCCCGCCCGCGCGTTCGACTGCGCCCCCGCCCCCGGCCAGAACACGACGATCACCACGCTCACCGTGTCGGGTGACGGCACCACCGAGCCGGGCACCGACGCGGAGGAGCCCGAGTATCACCCCGACGCTCCCCTCGACGGCGGGCGAGTCGGTACGAGCGCGCAGGCCGCGGACATCCCGGAGGACTGCGTCGACTTCGCGGAGTTGAACAACGCGTGGTGTGCCTACCTGGGCGGGTACACGAACGTCGACCGCATGGGCGCCGCCTTGCGGATCGACCCGGGCATCGTCAACCTCGCGCTGCCGATCATCGGCCCGTGCAACGACGGTTCCGAATGGTTCTGGTTCTGCCAGACCGCGCGCGCCGAGCTGCGGCACAACGGTGAGAAGAAGCTCCCGCCGACCCGGAACTCCTTCCACGCCTTCGACTTCATGCCCAACGAGGCCACGGTCGAGCTGACCCAGATCGGTGACATGGAGATCGAGGTACGGGCTCAGGTCGTCGCGCCCTACGACGGGTCGGTGATCGCGCGCGCGACGCTGTCCGTGCGGGTCTACGACGTCACAGTGAACGGCGTCGCGCTGGACGTCGGGGAGAACTGCCGGACACAAGAGCCGATCACGGTCGCCCTGACGGCCGACTACCCCGGCGACTACACCCCCGCCACAGGGGGCTTCCTGGACGGCTACACCGACATCCCGCCCTTCTCGGGCTGCGGGGTCGACGGCGACCTCGATCCACTGCTCACCGGACTGATCTCCGGCAAGGACAACTACGTGAAGATGACGCAGGGGCAGATCTGTGACATCAGGACCGAACGGTACTGCCCGCCAGTTCCTCCCGAACTGCAGCGCTGACCCGGCGTCCGCCCAACCCGAAAGTGAAGGAGGAACACGCGATGAGTCGTGTGAGGACGTTCGGAGGAAGACCGCGCGGCGGCAGACGGGGCGGGTGGCTCGCCAGTGCCACCGCCACCGTCGCCGCGGTCGTCACCGCGAGCTTCGCCGTGACCACCCCGGCGGTGGCGGACGAGGCCGGTGGTGAGTCCACTCCGGCCGGACACTGGGCGGCGTTCGACCGTTGCCCGGTGGACGACCCGTCGATGCTCGCCGCCGACGGCGCCGAGCTGGCCGCGCTGTGCCTGGCGTCGTCGTCGGAGTCCGGGACGATGACCATCGGTGAGAAGACCGTGCCCACGGCCGGGACGAACCTGCAGTTCGGGCTCCTCGGCGACGGCGTGAGTTATGCGTCCGTGTCGCCGGAGGGAGCGGGTATCCGGGCCGAGCCCGTGACGGTCCCGGGCGGACTGTTGAACCTCGTGTGCCCCAGCGACATTCCCGTGCTCACCTCCCTGTGCGAGAAGGCGGCCGACAGCAGGCTCAACCGGGTGGTCGCCACGGTCGAACCGGCCGGGGTGCCCACGGACTTCAACCTGACGGCAGGACTCGGCGTCGGGCAGCCGATCGTGACACTGCCCGTGAAGATCCGCCTCGACAACCCCCTGCTCGGCAGCCGCTGCTACATCGGTTCGGAGACGGACCCGATCCTGTTGCGTCCCCGCAACGCCTCACAGCCGGCGCTCACGCTCACGCGTTACGCCCCGGACGGCACCACCCAGGCCGGTGGGCCGATGAGCAACATCGAACTGTCCGGAGCCGACCAGGTCGACGACTCCTTCGCGGTGCCCGAAGCCAACGGGTGCGGGTTCCTCGGCACGCTCGACTGGGCCGTCAACGCCCAGCTCGGTCTTCCCTCACCCGAAGGAGCCAACAGCCTGTCGCTCGACGACGCCGTGACCACGACCGGCGGTTTCTACACCCCGGCGGCGTTCGCTCCCGACCAGGGCCGCCTGCTGTCCGAGTACTGGCACGCCGCCAGCCGGTGAGCCTCGCCCGCCCCGCCGAGCCGGGAGGCTCAGGCGGGGCGGCCCGTGGCGAACAGCATCGTCGGGATCTCGTTCTCCGGAAGTCCCAGCAGGGTGCCGACGGCGGCGTCGTCGAAACCGGCCACGGCGCACCCGGCGAGTCCCAGTGCCGTGGCCACCAGGTACAGGTTCTGCACGGCCACGCCCGAGTCGACGTGCAGGGTCCGGTAGTGCCGCAGTGGGTACTTGTCGAACGCGACGTCGAGCCGCGCGGTGATCGCCACGCTGACGGCGGGCTGCCACGCGAACTCCTCCTGGAGGTACGCGTGTTCGAGATCCGGGCCCGGATCGGTGTCGGTGAGCTGCACGAGCGCGTGCGACACGGGCTCGTAGCGGTACACGCCCTGGTCAAGGCCCTCGACGCGGCGTACCACCGCGTACGCGCGCAGGATGTCCAGCCCGCCCGCGCTCGGCGCCATGCTCAGGGGGTACTGGTCCACGCCGTAGGCGGGCACGAAGCGTTGCACGCCCATCGAGAACCGCAGCAGCGCGCTCAGCGCCGGCAGTTCGAGGTGAGCGCTGGAGAACTCGTACGACGAGTGCCGTCTCGCGAGCGTCGCCACCAGCCCGGCCTTGGGCGGGTGCACGTCCGGCAACGGGATGTGGCTCGCCAGCGGCAACGGCTCCGCCGGCACAGGCAACTGTGCGTTCAGCAGGCGGTGCACCGCCAGCGCGCGTTCGGTGGTTTCCCGACCACTCACGACGGCTCCCGTCGCTTCCCCTCGTCACCGACCACGGCGGCATCGTAACCCGTTCGAGCGTATTGGTGCGTTTTCTCGGCCACACCGAACTGTGATCCGTGCCGACCCGACACCGGGTCCGCGGTCTGTGCACGCGTGTCCGCACTTCGGGGCGTGGCGGGCGTCACCTCGAGGGACTGAGCCAGCCGTCGTCGGAAGCCAGCACCGTGAGCTGCTGGGTGGCTCGCGTCAACGCCACGTACAACACGCGTCTGCCCGTCAACGACTCGTCGACCAGTTCGGTGGGCTCCACCAGCACGACGGCGTCGTACTCGAGCCCCTTCGAGTCGAGGCTGCCCACCACCTTGAGCCGGTCGTCGCCGTGGCCCGCGACCCAGCGGCGAACCTCGGCCACGCGGTCCATCGCGCAGATCACGCCGACCGTGCCCTCGACGGCGTCGAGGAGTTCCTTGGCCGCCACCTGCGTGGCCGTCTCCAGAGTGCCGGGGTCGATGTGGCGAACCTCCGGCGTGATGCCCGTGGCACGCACCGCGCGCGGCAACTCGTCCGGCTCCGCGTGACCCGACACCACACGGGCGGCGAGGTCGAAGATCTCGGACGAGTTCCGGTAGTTCGTGCGCAACGTGTACCGCCTCCGGGCCGTGCGCGCGCCGAACGCCTGGTCACGAGCCTTCGCCGCCTCCTCGGGGTCGGGCCAGGAGCTCTGCACGGGGTCGCCCACCACGGTCCAGCTCGCGTACTTACCGCGACGACCGACCATCCGCCACTGCATGGGGGAGAGGTCCTGCGCCTCGTCCACGACGATGTGGGAGTACTCGTCGTAGTGGTCCGGCCTGCGCTGCCCCTCGCGAGGCTGTTCCGGCTCGGCGTCCCGCCTGCGCCGCCGCTTGGGAGGCGGTCCGAGCAGTACCCGCAGTTCGTCGAGCAACGCGATGTCCGCCACCGTCCACTCGCGATCGCGATCGCGCAACGAGGCGGCCAGCAGCGAGACCTCCTCCGAGTTGAGCACGTTGCGGGCGGCGCGCGAGAGACGGCGTTCGTCACCGAGCCAGCGCAGCACCTGGGCCGGGTACAGCACCGGCCACCACACCACGAGGAAGCGGTGGAAGTCGATCCGCTCACCGAGGTCGGTGATCAGTTGCGCGCGGTCGAACTCGCGACCGTCGGCGCGGGCGTAGGACTCGGCCTTGTCCGCCAACGCCTCCAGCAGTGCCTCGGCTGCCCGGACCCGCGACCGGTTCGGCGGCGCTCCGCTGCCGTGCACCTTCCGCCTGACCTTGTCGAGTTCCTTCGCGTCCAGCCTGATGACCTCGCCCCGGTAGACGATCCTCATCTCGGTGGGCGCGTCGGGCGGGGTCTCGCGCAGCGCCTTGCCGAGCACCTTGCGCATCCGCAACGAGCCCTTGACGGCCGCCAGCGGCGCCGGGTCGTGACGGGTGGCGTCGAGGCCGTCCAGCACCTGCCCGAGCGACCGCAGTTCGACGTTGGTCTCACCCATCGACGGCAGTACCCGGGAGATGTAGTTGGTGAAGACCCCGGACGGTCCCACCACGAGCACTCCCGAGCCCCCGAGCTGACGCCGGTACCGGTACAGCAGGTACGCCGCCCGGTGCAGCGCCACCGCGGTCTTGCCGGTGCCGGGACCACCGGTGATCTCGGTCACCCCGCGCCACGGCGCGCGGATGACTTCGTCCTGCTCCTTCTGGATGGTGGCGACGATGTCGCGCATCACCTCGCCCCGCGACCGGCCGAGCGCCGCCATCAGCGCGCCCTGGCCGACCACGTTCATGCCGTCGGGCACCGCCTCCGGCATCAGGACGTCGTCGTCGACGTCGAGCACCGACTGCCCCGAACACCGGATCACCCTGCGGCGCACCACGTTCATCGGTTCCTCGGCCGTCGCCTGGTAGAACGCGGCGGCCGCCGGAGCGCGCCAGTCGGTGACGAGGTTGTTGAACTCCGCGTCGCGGATCCCGAGCCTGCCCACGTGGACGGTCTCCGAGTCGGTGTGGTCCAGTCGTCCGAAGACCAGGCCCTCGTACTCGGCGTCCAGCGTCTGGAGCGTCTGGTTGGCGTGGAACACCATCATGTCGCGCTCGTACAGCATCGACGCCTGCTCGAACACGGCTTCGCGTTGGGCTCCGCGACCGAGTTCGTAGCCACGGGCGCGCATGGCCTCGGCCTGCGCGCGCAACTCCGCGAGCCGGGCGTACACCCGGTCCACGTGAGTCTGTTCGATGGCGATCTCGGCCCGTCTGACCCGGGACTCCGACACTCGCGCTCCTCGCAGCTGGTCGCCTCGGAAAGGGGGAAGAACGACTTTACGCGATCGCTTTCGCGGCATGACCGCGTCCCGCCTCGCGGACGGGGTGCGAGCATGGTGCGGTGACAAGGATCGTGGCCGGGCGAGCAGGCGGGCGCACGCTGCGGGTTCCGCCGAAGGGAACGAGACCGACGACGGAGCTGGTGCGGGAGGCGTTGTTCAGCGCGCTGGAGGCCGCCGACGAGCTCGACGGTGTGCGGGTGCTGGACCTGTACTCGGGGTCGGGGGCGTTGGGGTTGGAGGCGCTGTCACGCGGCGCCCGGGAGGCCGTGTTCGTGGAGGCCGACCGCACCGCTGCCGACATCCTGCGCGGCAACATCGCCAACGTCGGCCTCGGTGGTGTGGTGAGGCAGGGCAGGGTCGAGGCCGTGGTGTCCGAGCCCACGGGTGAGCCGTTCGACCTGGTGCTCGCCGACCCGCCGTACGCGGTGGACGCGGAGACGCTCGGAGTGGTGTTGACCCGCCTGGTCGACAACGGCTGGCTCGCCGCGAACGCGCTCGTGGTGGTCGAACGCCGGGTGCACGACGGGCCACCGCGGTGGCCGGAGGCGTTGCGCGTGCTGCGCACCCGTACCTACGGCGACAACGGGCTCTTCCGCGCCGAATACGTGCCGGAGTGAGCGGGGCGAGCTGTTCGTCACATCTTGCGCGGTGCGCCGTCGCAGTTGGTAGCGTCCGCGCCATGCGGCGAGCGGTCTGTCCCGGTTCCTACGACCCAGCGACCAACGGGCACCTCGACATCATCGAACGCGCCGCCGCGCTGTTCGACGAGGTGGTCGTGGCCGTGCTCATCAACAAGAAGAAGCAGGGTCTGTTCACCATCGACGAGCGGCTCGACATGTTGCGCGAGGTCACGCGCGACCTGCCCAACGTGCGGGTGGACTCGTGGCACGGTCTGCTGGTCGACTACTGCCGCGACCACGGCATCGTCGCCGTCGCCAAGGGTCTGCGCTCGGTGAGTGACTTCGACTACGAGCTGCAGATGGCGCAGATGAACCGCGAGTTGTCGGGGGTGGAGACGCTGTTGATGTCGAACAACCCGGCGTACAGCTTCCTGTCGAGCTCGCTGGTCAAGGAGGTCGCCACCTACGGCGGCGACGTCAGCGAGATGGTGCCCCCGGCCGTCCACGAGCGACTCATGGCGAAGCTCGCCCAACAGCCGTAACCCTGGCCCGAGCCGGTGCGTCTCGTGTCCGCGGCCTGTGCACGTGTGCTCGCACTTCCGGTACGCCCACGCGTACGGAAACTGCGGACACGGTTGCGGGTGGGGCGGCACCTTCGGTAGTCGGCGGGACACGCCTGGCGCGGCGGTTACCGCCGATCGGGCACCGGACGCGGCAGACTGATGGGAGTCGCGTGGAACCGATGCCGCGAGGGAGTTGCCGTGTACCGGGTTTTCGAGGCGCTCGACGAGCTCGTCACGATCGTGGAGGAGGCTCGAGGGGTCCCGATGACGGTGAGTTGCGTCGTCCCGCGCGGCGACGTGCTCGAACTGCTCGACGACATCCGCGACGCGCTGCCCGCCGAGGTCGACGACGCGCAGGACGTGCTCGACCGTCGTGACGAGATCGTTCACACAGCGCGCGCCCAGGCCGAGGAGACGATCGGCTCGGCCAACGACGAGGCCGAACGCCTGCTGGCCGAGGCCCGTGCCGAGGCCGAACGCATCATCGCCGAGGCGCGCGCCGAAGCCGACCGCACCATCGCCGCCGGTGAGGCGGAGTACGCCGACGTCACCGAGCGCGCCCGTACCGAGGCCGACCGTATGGTGCAGGCAGGCCGCGACGCCTACGAACGCGCGGTCGACGACGGCAAGCGTGAGCAGGCCAGACTCGTGTCGCAGACCGAGGTCGTGCAGGCCGCGCACAACGAGGCCGCCCGCATCGTGGACGAGGCGCACGAGGAAGCCGATCGCCAGCGCGCCGACTGCGACGCGTACGTGGACAACAAGCTCGCCGAGTTCTCCGACCTGCTCGCCACCACGCTGCGGACGGTGGACTCGGGCCGCAACCACCTGCGTGGACCGCTGTCGCCCGCGTCGCGTACTCCCGTCTACGACTACCAGGCACAGTGAGGTCCTCACTCGCGTACGCTGGTGGGTGAGGTCGGTCGACCGAGTGCGCGCGAGGTCCGGGTGAGCCCCGACGCGCGTCCCGGCTCGGCCTCCCAGACCATCCACCGCGATCGCGCGAGAAAGCTTCGATGCCTGAAGAAAGCCAGCAAAGTCCCAGCCTCCAGCGTGCCGACGCGCGCAACCCGTGGCTGTTCGACACCCATGAGCTGAGTCGCCGACCCGGTTCGAGCCTGCCGCTGCGGCGTGAGCTGCCGGTCGAGACGGCGCTGGGCGTCCCCGACGTCGTCGAGGTGCCTTCGGGTTCGACGGTGACCGTGGACCTGCTCCTGGAGTCCGTGGTCGAGGGCGTGCTCGTGAGCGGCACCGCGTCCGCGCGAACCGAGGGCCAGTGCTCGCGCTGTCTCGACCCGGTGTCCGGCGACGTCGAGGTGAGTGTCACCGAGCTGTTCGCCTACCCGGAGTCGACCACCGAAGAGACCACCGAGGAAGACGAGGTCAGCCGCATCGTCGACGACTGGATCGACCTGGAGCCGATGGTCCGGGACGCCGTCGTCCTCGCCCTGCCGCTCGCGCCGCTGTGCAGCGAGGACTGCGAGGGACTGTGCTCGGTCTGCGGTGTGAAGTGGGCCGATCTCGAGCCCGGTCACGGGCATGAGACCATAGACCCTCGGTGGGCCGCGCTGGTGCAGCGCCTGGAGGACACTCCGGGTGGCGACACGGCTGACGGCTCCGACCGGTAAGCCTGCCGGACACCTGTCCGGCGTAGTTTGCGAAGACCGCTCGCACACCGCGAGCAGACCTGTGTGAGGAGACCCAGCCGTGGCCGTCCCCAAGCGGAAGATGTCGCGTTCCAACACTCGCTCGCGCCGCTCGCAGTGGAAGGCGAGCCCGGTGCAGCTGGTGGCCTGCCAGAACCGCGCCTGCCGGCAGCTGAAGCCGCAGCACGTCGCCTGCCCGCACTGTGGCCAGTACGCCGGGCGTCAGGTCGTCGAGCCGGCTTAAGGTCGTTCGGAATGGGGGGTAAGTCGCCAAGCGGACCGGCAGCCGATCCCGCATCCCTTCTCGACGCGCTCGGTGTCGAATTCGACAGTGAGTTGCTGACCCTTGCCCTGACCCACCGCTCGTACGCCTACGAGAACGGGGGACTCCCGCCGAACGAACGGCTGGAGTTCCTCGGCGACGCGGTGCTCGGCCTGGTGGTCACCGACCATCTGTACCGGCAGCACCCGGACCTGCCCGAGGGGCAGTTGGCGAAGTTGCGGGCCAGTGTCGTGAACATGCACGCGCTGGCCGGGGTGGCGAGGAGTCTCGGTGAGGGCGGGCTCGGCGCCCACCTGCTGCTCGGTAAGGGGGAGGAACTCACCGGCGGCAGGGACAAGGCCAGCATTCTCGCCGACGGGCTCGAGGCCGTCATCGGTGCCGTGTATCTCGCGCACGGCATCGAGACCGCGCGGTCGCTGGTGCACCGACTGTTCGGCAGGTTGCTCGACGAGGCGCCGCGCCGGGGAGCGGGCCTGGACTGGAAGACCAGCCTTCAGGAGCTCACCGCGTCGGCCGGTCTCGGGGTGCCCGAGTACAAGGTCGCGGACACCGGCCCCGACCACCGCAAGGAGTTCAGCGCGGTGGTTCTCGTGGCGGGCCGTGACCTGGGACACGGTGACGGCACCACGAAGAAGGAAGCCGAGCAGAAGGCCGCCGAGGCGGCCTGGCGTGCCCTCGACGCGGAGCTGACGGCCGAGAAGCAGGCCGAGGAGCGGGCGGAGTAGCGACAGGTGCCCGAGTTGCCCGAGGTCGAGGTCGTCAGATCAGGCCTGGAGACCCACGTGGTCGGGCGCACGGTGACCTCGGTGGAGGTCCTGCACCCGAGGGCGATCCGGCGTCACGTGCTCGGTGAGGCCGACTTCGTCGGCCGGCTCACCGGCGCCAAGATCACGGCCGCGCGGCGGCGGGGCAAGTACCTGTGGTTCGACCTCGCCGACGGTGCTGCCGTGCTGGCCCACCTGGGTATGAGCGGGCAGATGCTGGTGCAGCCGCGTGGTGTGGTGGACGAGAAGCACCTGCGGGTGCGGGTCCGGTTCGCCGACGACGGACCGGAGCTGCGGTTCGTCGACCAACGTACGTTCGGTGGCCTGTCGCTGTCGGAGCTGGTGGAGGTCGACGGCACGGTGGTGCCGTCGGCCGTGGCTCACATCGCGCGCGACCCGATGGACCCGCTGTTCGACGTCGTCGCCGCCTCCCGTGCTCTGCGGGCTCGGCGCACCGAGGTCAAACGCGCGCTGCTCGACCAGACCCTGGTGTCAGGGGTCGGCAACATCTACGCCGACGAGGCGTTGTGGCGGGTGGGGCTGCACTGGTCACGTCCGACGGACCGCCTCACCGCGACGCAGGCGCGTGACGTGCTCACCGCCGCGGCCGACGTGATGGCCGAGGCGCTGCTGGTGGGCGGCACGTCCTTCGACGCGCTCTACGTCAACGTCAACGGTGAGTCGGGTTACTTCTCCCGATCTCTCGACGCCTACGGACGTGAGGGCGAACCCTGTCGTCGATGCGGCTCGCCGATCGTGCGTGAGGCGTTCGCGAACCGCTCGTCGTTCAGTTGTCCGAGCTGCCAGCCGAAGCCGCGAACGCGACGCCGTTAGGGACCGCCTTCGTCGTCGAAGTCGACCGGGGTGACCGTGCCCGTCGCCCAGTCGTCGCGGAGGATCGCGTAGCCGACGGCGTCGTGCGGTGTGCCCTCGCCGTCGGGCCAGGCCTTCCGGTAGTGGGCTTCCTTGACGTATCCACAGCGGCGAGAACGCGTCGCATGGTCACGTTGTCCCGTCTGGTCGTCGCCTCGACGCGGGTGATCGTGGGTAGCTCCGTGAACAGGTACGCCGTGAGGGCGTGCAGTGCTCGCGTGCCGATGCCCCGGTGCCGGGCCGTTCCGGTGATCCGCAGGTCGAACAGCGGCGTGCCGTCGTCGAGGTCGAACAGCCGGGCGATCCCGACCCGGTGTCCGCCGACGGTGATCCAGAAGGTGCGGGCCGAGGAGTTGTCGTAGTAGCCGTCGGCGGCCTGCCGCAGCACGTCGGCGGCCGCGATGCGGGGCACGCTGTGGTAGGGCCATGTCTCGCCGGACAGGAAGTCCGCGAGGTCCTCGGCCTGCGCGCGTTCGAACCGCCGCAACTCGATTGGTTCCACCGGCGAACACTAGAGCAATCCTGCGCACACTACTGTGCAATGCGTGGTAGTGTCCACGGCGCAATAAAGGAGGGCCGGTGGAAAC encodes:
- a CDS encoding HelD family protein — protein: MSESRVRRAEIAIEQTHVDRVYARLAELRAQAEAMRARGYELGRGAQREAVFEQASMLYERDMMVFHANQTLQTLDAEYEGLVFGRLDHTDSETVHVGRLGIRDAEFNNLVTDWRAPAAAAFYQATAEEPMNVVRRRVIRCSGQSVLDVDDDVLMPEAVPDGMNVVGQGALMAALGRSRGEVMRDIVATIQKEQDEVIRAPWRGVTEITGGPGTGKTAVALHRAAYLLYRYRRQLGGSGVLVVGPSGVFTNYISRVLPSMGETNVELRSLGQVLDGLDATRHDPAPLAAVKGSLRMRKVLGKALRETPPDAPTEMRIVYRGEVIRLDAKELDKVRRKVHGSGAPPNRSRVRAAEALLEALADKAESYARADGREFDRAQLITDLGERIDFHRFLVVWWPVLYPAQVLRWLGDERRLSRAARNVLNSEEVSLLAASLRDRDREWTVADIALLDELRVLLGPPPKRRRRRDAEPEQPREGQRRPDHYDEYSHIVVDEAQDLSPMQWRMVGRRGKYASWTVVGDPVQSSWPDPEEAAKARDQAFGARTARRRYTLRTNYRNSSEIFDLAARVVSGHAEPDELPRAVRATGITPEVRHIDPGTLETATQVAAKELLDAVEGTVGVICAMDRVAEVRRWVAGHGDDRLKVVGSLDSKGLEYDAVVLVEPTELVDESLTGRRVLYVALTRATQQLTVLASDDGWLSPSR
- the rnc gene encoding ribonuclease III — its product is MGGKSPSGPAADPASLLDALGVEFDSELLTLALTHRSYAYENGGLPPNERLEFLGDAVLGLVVTDHLYRQHPDLPEGQLAKLRASVVNMHALAGVARSLGEGGLGAHLLLGKGEELTGGRDKASILADGLEAVIGAVYLAHGIETARSLVHRLFGRLLDEAPRRGAGLDWKTSLQELTASAGLGVPEYKVADTGPDHRKEFSAVVLVAGRDLGHGDGTTKKEAEQKAAEAAWRALDAELTAEKQAEERAE
- the rpmF gene encoding 50S ribosomal protein L32, producing the protein MAVPKRKMSRSNTRSRRSQWKASPVQLVACQNRACRQLKPQHVACPHCGQYAGRQVVEPA
- a CDS encoding SagB/ThcOx family dehydrogenase; translated protein: MSGRETTERALAVHRLLNAQLPVPAEPLPLASHIPLPDVHPPKAGLVATLARRHSSYEFSSAHLELPALSALLRFSMGVQRFVPAYGVDQYPLSMAPSAGGLDILRAYAVVRRVEGLDQGVYRYEPVSHALVQLTDTDPGPDLEHAYLQEEFAWQPAVSVAITARLDVAFDKYPLRHYRTLHVDSGVAVQNLYLVATALGLAGCAVAGFDDAAVGTLLGLPENEIPTMLFATGRPA
- a CDS encoding GNAT family N-acetyltransferase — translated: MEPIELRRFERAQAEDLADFLSGETWPYHSVPRIAAADVLRQAADGYYDNSSARTFWITVGGHRVGIARLFDLDDGTPLFDLRITGTARHRGIGTRALHALTAYLFTELPTITRVEATTRRDNVTMRRVLAAVDTSRKPTTGRPGPTARAHRTTPSATRSSATTGRRARSPRSTSTTKAVPNGVAFAASAGSSDN
- the mutM gene encoding bifunctional DNA-formamidopyrimidine glycosylase/DNA-(apurinic or apyrimidinic site) lyase, translating into MPELPEVEVVRSGLETHVVGRTVTSVEVLHPRAIRRHVLGEADFVGRLTGAKITAARRRGKYLWFDLADGAAVLAHLGMSGQMLVQPRGVVDEKHLRVRVRFADDGPELRFVDQRTFGGLSLSELVEVDGTVVPSAVAHIARDPMDPLFDVVAASRALRARRTEVKRALLDQTLVSGVGNIYADEALWRVGLHWSRPTDRLTATQARDVLTAAADVMAEALLVGGTSFDALYVNVNGESGYFSRSLDAYGREGEPCRRCGSPIVREAFANRSSFSCPSCQPKPRTRRR
- a CDS encoding YceD family protein, encoding MPEESQQSPSLQRADARNPWLFDTHELSRRPGSSLPLRRELPVETALGVPDVVEVPSGSTVTVDLLLESVVEGVLVSGTASARTEGQCSRCLDPVSGDVEVSVTELFAYPESTTEETTEEDEVSRIVDDWIDLEPMVRDAVVLALPLAPLCSEDCEGLCSVCGVKWADLEPGHGHETIDPRWAALVQRLEDTPGGDTADGSDR
- the coaD gene encoding pantetheine-phosphate adenylyltransferase — translated: MRRAVCPGSYDPATNGHLDIIERAAALFDEVVVAVLINKKKQGLFTIDERLDMLREVTRDLPNVRVDSWHGLLVDYCRDHGIVAVAKGLRSVSDFDYELQMAQMNRELSGVETLLMSNNPAYSFLSSSLVKEVATYGGDVSEMVPPAVHERLMAKLAQQP
- a CDS encoding DUF6801 domain-containing protein; the encoded protein is MGRKGSRGGRLAALGMVVLAGALGAPAASGGQSTGDTPSQRRSAELLYHCDTESGQRDLRARVELSIPDAASGDRIGVTVRATLGEQVVAELVADGAAEVSGVVSATVLVREAGDEVDESVLLPDLAVPATPLPAEGSLTLTGSGRVRQLTTDGPGEYRVSADRFNLLLGWRPPASDPGDGSDGSEPDPGGTEPDPGGEEPGGGEEPTPDSGPAPTPDAGGGAAAAGRQQAPPARAFDCAPAPGQNTTITTLTVSGDGTTEPGTDAEEPEYHPDAPLDGGRVGTSAQAADIPEDCVDFAELNNAWCAYLGGYTNVDRMGAALRIDPGIVNLALPIIGPCNDGSEWFWFCQTARAELRHNGEKKLPPTRNSFHAFDFMPNEATVELTQIGDMEIEVRAQVVAPYDGSVIARATLSVRVYDVTVNGVALDVGENCRTQEPITVALTADYPGDYTPATGGFLDGYTDIPPFSGCGVDGDLDPLLTGLISGKDNYVKMTQGQICDIRTERYCPPVPPELQR
- a CDS encoding DivIVA domain-containing protein; this encodes MYRVFEALDELVTIVEEARGVPMTVSCVVPRGDVLELLDDIRDALPAEVDDAQDVLDRRDEIVHTARAQAEETIGSANDEAERLLAEARAEAERIIAEARAEADRTIAAGEAEYADVTERARTEADRMVQAGRDAYERAVDDGKREQARLVSQTEVVQAAHNEAARIVDEAHEEADRQRADCDAYVDNKLAEFSDLLATTLRTVDSGRNHLRGPLSPASRTPVYDYQAQ
- the rsmD gene encoding 16S rRNA (guanine(966)-N(2))-methyltransferase RsmD, with protein sequence MTRIVAGRAGGRTLRVPPKGTRPTTELVREALFSALEAADELDGVRVLDLYSGSGALGLEALSRGAREAVFVEADRTAADILRGNIANVGLGGVVRQGRVEAVVSEPTGEPFDLVLADPPYAVDAETLGVVLTRLVDNGWLAANALVVVERRVHDGPPRWPEALRVLRTRTYGDNGLFRAEYVPE